From the Candidatus Saccharibacteria bacterium genome, the window TTGCTTTGGTCGATTTCTCAAGTTCACGGTACACGGTTTCGTCACCGTCACAAAAAGCTCGGTACACATTCGTATCAATAATCATCTTCAGCCCATTTTCGGCGCATCAGCTCTTTCTGAGCTTTATCATCTTCGTCTAGGATGCGGCTTGCCTCTGGGTCGAATCCTACCCCAAAAAGATCTTTCGCTTTTTCTGCAACCGAAAGCTCTTTTGTCTGGGTCGCCATGCCTGCACTTTTAACAAGCTCCTCTACTATAACTGCGTTGACACTTTTTCCCGAGTTTGCGGCACGACGACGCAGATACCGGCTAACCGGTAACGGCACGTTACGGATGGTAAATTGTGTAGTGAGTGGATTTGCAGGCATGCAGGCAGTATAGCAGGCATGCAGGCACATTGTCAAATTTGCCCTGTTATGTGGTAGCCACATCAGCCAGTACTCGAGCTGGGGCGGCATCTAGCTGTAGTGCAATCGGAAATGCGTACACTGTAAAATCCTTACCAACACCTCAGTTCGACATAAGAGTCTCCTCGTTTTTGTCTAGATAACAGGGCGTGAGCCCTGTTATTCTGTTTTTGGATCAACAAAAACCAAAAACAAAGGAGACACCAATATGGAACTGGTAGCTTTATTCTACCTCATCGATGAATTCTGCAAGGAGTTTGAACCTGCTTGGCGAAAACAACGGATGACCTTGGGGCTCGCGTACCGTAACAAACCTTGCCGCATGAGTCTCAGCGAAATTTTGACCATCATCGTCCACTTCCATCAGAGCAATCACAAAACATTCAAGTACTACTACCTTGATTACGTCTGCGCCCATCTTCGGTCGGACTTTCCGAATCTGGTTAGTTACGGCCGGTTCGTTGAGCTCATGGGGGAAGTAACCACGCCAATGGTCACTATGCTGGTGAGCTTGCTCAGCACACCGAGCACTGCCAACTACATCGATTCTACCAAGCTAGTAGTCTGCCATAACCGGAGGATACGGAGAAACAAGGTGTTCAAAGGGCTAGCAGCTCGTGGCAAGAGCAGCATGGGCTGGTTCTATGGATTCAAGCTCCATCTCATAGTGAACGAGCACGGTGAGATCATCTCTTTCTTTATCACACCTGGTAATGTGCCGGATAACAACATTGAAACTGTCATTAAGCTCGCCCGAAAGATGCAAGGCAACCTGTTTGGTGACCGAGGCTACATTTCTAAGGATTTGTTTGCAGCGCTCTGGGGACAAGGCACGAGGCTCATAACTGGCATCAGAAGGAACATGAAGAATAGGCTTTTGCCACTCATGGACAAACTCATGCTCCGAGGCAGATCAATCATCGAGACTATCAACGACCAACTGAAGAACCAAGAACAGATTGAACACATCAGACACCGGAGTCCTGTGAACTTTGGGGTCAACCTGTTCTCTGGCCTCATTGCATACCAATTGCAGCCAAAGAAGCCGAGCCTACACTTTAGCAATACAGAACAGCAGCTCCTGACGGAGCCGTTGTTACTGCCAGCCTAGGCGGCTGGCTTATGTCGAACTGAGGTTAGGGTAATCTTCAAGACCATCCGGACTGCATGTATCGCTTCCGACCATGTTTACCCGATTACGACAGATTAATCCACATAGCCCTAGATCAGATTCATTATATTTCTGCACTCGAGTGCGAAACTTGCCCCTGCATAAGACCAATTTCATATACGCGAAGGACATCATCTAAAAGATAGGCGGAGTGCTTCGGCATGACAAAAGGATCTACAACCTTACACGAGTTTCGCACTCCCCAATTCTTTGCTAGCCTAGAAGCATGACGTCAGTCATGCTTTTTCGTAAACAAGGAAAATAAACATGTCTCGTTCAAAATGTTCTCGTGAGCTGTACTGCTCATTCCTGGAGGTCACCTCCTCACGGTATTCTGCGCTCAGCTTGAGCGAAGTAGCCCCAGACAATGCCATGCTCTCTCACGACAGCGTCTCCCGTTGGCTAGCATCTGAAAAGATACAGCCCAAAGACCTGTGGCAAGCTGCCGCTAAGGAAGTTCGCGCCACTCCTGGCATTTTGGTCTTCGATGATGTCGTCATCGACAAAAGCCGAAGCGGCAAGATGGAGCTTGTGAACTGGCAGTATGCGGGAAGTAAGCATGACATCACCAGAGGGATTGGCGTTGTAAATGCGTTGTGGCAAGTAGATACAGAACACTACATTCCTATGGACTACCGCATCTGGAACCCGCCAGAAGACGGCAAGACTAAGAATGATCACTTCCAGGATATGCTGAGTAGCACAAGACAGAGAGGGCTACGCCCGGAGATGGTTGTTGCGGATAGCTGGTACGGCTCTCTAAAAAACCTTAAGGCAGTTCGCTCTCATGGCTGGGACTGGGTCATGGGGCTGAGGAGCAACCGGTTAGTCGGTAAGCCACATATCCAGCTCAGAGAGTTAGATATACCAGATACAGGCTTGGTGACATATCTGAAAGGCTATGGGTGGATCAGAGTCTTCCGGTTTGAGGCCAGTAACGGCCGCACGGATTATGTTGGTACAAGTCGTACTGACCTCACCCGCGAACAAGTCAAGAAATACTTCGAGCGCCGTTGGAGTGTCGAGGTACTGCATCGAGAGCTCAAACAAACCTGTGGCTTATCCCGCTGTCAGGCCAATCTTGGCCGAGCCCAAAGAAACCACATTGGGTTAGCTTTGCTTACCTGGGTACGAAAACATAAGAGAAGGCTAATTGACCAAACGACGCTATACCAACAAGATTGGGAGGTCATAAAACCAGGCATCCAGCTTGCGCTGGCTGCCCGGTTGAATGGGTGAAAGTGCGAAACTCGTGCCTTAAAGAAATGATGGTATCCGGTTGCGATTCCAAAAAGCCATTCTTCAGACCTTGCCAAGTGTACTTGACTAACGTTGTATACTAAGCCCCAATCCCTCCGACACCTCGGTGTGTAGAATTGGGGCATATGTGTATGAAGAAGAACCTAACCCGACATCAAGTTATTGCCTATCGTAAACGAGTGTTAACTGAAGCCGATGCGAAAGGCGCGGCAATCGCTGCCCGAATGTTTGGGATCCATCGGGATACTATCTATGCTTGGCGGATCGAACTGTTCCCGCAGAAGCCTGGACCAAAAGGCAGGGTATCCTGGCAGACGAATGAAGACATTGAGGATTTGGTGCTACAAATCAGGCTGGGACTATCCTATGGCCCGAAGCGAATCGTCGATGAGATGAGTGACTCTGGAATATCCATTGGCGAGAAAGCTGTCCGCGGCATTATTGAACGAGCCGACCTCGTAAAGCACCAGAAACATCCAAAGAAAAAGCCAACGAGACCGTTCTACGCGCCCTATCCAGGCTACCGAGTGCAGATTGACACTAAGGCTGCACCGGTTCGTCCGGACGAAGATAAACGACGGAGTCGGGACAGCAGTTTACAGCGATAGACATTGTCAGCAAGATCCGGTACCTGGCGGTCAAGGATGGCTTGTCGAATAGCAACTCAATCGCCTTTGTGCGTGAAGCCCTGGCGTTCTACGAATCGATTGGTATTACGGTGGAATGTGTCCAGACAGATAACCACTCCACGTTCACCAATTTGTCTACTGGCGGTAACAAAAAGCGTGACCATGAGCTCAGACGTATCCACCCGTTCACGCAGTACCTGCTCGACCGGGGCATCGAGCACAAGCTATCCCGACCGGGTACACCCCAACATAATGGTTTTGTCGAGCGGAGCCATCGGACAGACGAAGAAGAGTTTTACCACGTCACCAAAACGACCGAGCTTGATGTCGTCGCGTTCAACGAAGCAATGAAACTATGGCAGAACGAATACAATCGCGTGAGACGGCATAGCAGCTGCAATAACCTGCCGCCAATGGAGCACTATGAAGCGGTATGGAAAGGAACAGTAACTCATGTCTAAGTGTCTGGACAATTGGGGCTTAGTACAACTTGACTAACGTTGCCTTCTGCCCGCAATAGTTCTTTCAGCCGCTCGCGATCAGCGCCAATTCCTTTCGCAATCGCATCTATACGGAACATGCCCATTGGAGATCCCGTATTGCCTTGCCACAGTCTCAAGCCGTCATCGCCGCTATCGATTGAAGGCAGTCGAAGATGTCTTCTCTCAAATGCAATCCAGCGCTCAGTGTCATTTTCATTTAGTGCTCTTTCGCTCTCTGTTGCAGATGCCATCACGATATCACTTGCGACTATTTCGTACACAGCTTGAGAAACCGCGTGTGGTAATACAAAACGGCCCAGCCCTACCTGTGCTGAATCCATAGCTTCACCATCGCCAACACCTAGCAGCGTTGATTGTTCAATGCGTAAGCTTCTAAGCGCATCGCGCAGACTTGGCTTCCATCGCTCAGCAGGGTCGGTTGCTCGTTGTTCGAGTCCATGTAGTTCTGTGCCTACCTGTTCAGGTGTTCGTCCCATACATTCCTTTCAATTAGATATGTGGTCACTATACACCCTCAGTTTTGACCAACCAAAAGCATGATGGCTCTTAGCTTCCTAGGATATTATCAAGGTAGGCGGAAATGAAGGGGGTTAGGTTGCCCGCAAGCACATCGTCTGGGTCGGTGCTGGTGTATCCGCTGCGGAGGTCTTTGACCTGTTTGTACGGATGCAGCACGTAGCTGCGGATTTGGTTACCCCATGCAGCTTGCTCATTTGGGCCTTTTAGCTCACTCACCTTTTCAGCATGCTGCTCTAGCTGGAGCGCAGCGAGCCGTGAACGAAGAATCGTCATAGCAGTTTCTCGGTTTTGTAGCTGTGAGCGTTCGTTTTGTATAGCAACCACGATTCCTGTTGGCACGTGCGTGACTCGTACGGCCGAGTCGGTAGTGTTGACACTTTGGCCGCCGTGACCACCGCTACGGTAGACATCTATTTTCAGGTCTTTTTCGTCTAGCTCAACCGCCTCGGGCGTATCAATTTTGGGCATCACTTCTACCTTGGCAAAGCTGGTTTCGCGACTCTCGGCGTTAAAAGGACTCAACCGTACAAGACGGTGAACACCATGTTCGCTTTTGAGCTTTCCGTAGGCAAACACCCCTGTTATTTCGAGCGTTGCGCTCTTTATTCCACCTTCGTCTGCAGGCGCTTCTTCGAGCATAGAAACTGAGTAATTTTGTTGTTCAGCCCAGCGCACGTACATGCGCAGTAACATACCCGCCCAGTCCTGCGCATCGCTACCACCCGCACCAGCATGGAGGCTTATAATGACGTCGTGCTCGTCGTATGGACCAGAAAATTTTAGCTCTTCTTTTAGCTCAGCAAAGTCATTTTCGGCCTGTTTCACCTGGGAAGTCATCTCTATCTCTATTGTTTCATCCCCGGTTTCTAGTAGCTCAATAGCCTCGTCAATACTTTGCCGCAGTTTTTCCCACGGCATTATCCGTTTTTCCAGTGTCGCCTGCTCTTTTACTGTCTTCTGCGCAGCCTCAGGCTCATTCCAAAAACTTGGCTCGTTTATTATACCCGTGAGCGTTGCATAGCGATTTTTCATGACATCAAAGCCAATTCGCATAAGTGCGCTGTGTACGGCATCTTGCAGTGCTTTCGCCGAACGAAGGGATTCTTCCATTTAAGCCACCTGTTGCCAAAGAACGGCTAGCTGCTTGCTCAAGTCATCTGCAAGCTGTGGCGTAACGCTTCCGTATACACCGAGACCACCGATGTTATCGGCAAACATTGCCCGGGTCACATCTATAATGTCCTGTTTTGTCACGGCCTGAATACGCTCTGGTACCCCGTAGTAATCTTCGATGTGCTCGTCAAAGAAATACCGTCCCGTGTAGCCAGCGGCCGTACTCGAAACTGTCTGTGCGCTTCGCTGGTAACGACCAATCGCATATGCCTGTGCGGCACTAATGTCTGCCTCTGCAAGCTCTCCCCGAAAAAGGTTACCAAGCTGCTCAATAATGATGTCAAATAGTGCCGGCGCATTCGCTGCGGAAACCTGACT encodes:
- a CDS encoding transposase family protein, yielding MDIVSKIRYLAVKDGLSNSNSIAFVREALAFYESIGITVECVQTDNHSTFTNLSTGGNKKRDHELRRIHPFTQYLLDRGIEHKLSRPGTPQHNGFVERSHRTDEEEFYHVTKTTELDVVAFNEAMKLWQNEYNRVRRHSSCNNLPPMEHYEAVWKGTVTHV
- a CDS encoding transposase, with the protein product MSRSKCSRELYCSFLEVTSSRYSALSLSEVAPDNAMLSHDSVSRWLASEKIQPKDLWQAAAKEVRATPGILVFDDVVIDKSRSGKMELVNWQYAGSKHDITRGIGVVNALWQVDTEHYIPMDYRIWNPPEDGKTKNDHFQDMLSSTRQRGLRPEMVVADSWYGSLKNLKAVRSHGWDWVMGLRSNRLVGKPHIQLRELDIPDTGLVTYLKGYGWIRVFRFEASNGRTDYVGTSRTDLTREQVKKYFERRWSVEVLHRELKQTCGLSRCQANLGRAQRNHIGLALLTWVRKHKRRLIDQTTLYQQDWEVIKPGIQLALAARLNG
- a CDS encoding IS982 family transposase, with the translated sequence MELVALFYLIDEFCKEFEPAWRKQRMTLGLAYRNKPCRMSLSEILTIIVHFHQSNHKTFKYYYLDYVCAHLRSDFPNLVSYGRFVELMGEVTTPMVTMLVSLLSTPSTANYIDSTKLVVCHNRRIRRNKVFKGLAARGKSSMGWFYGFKLHLIVNEHGEIISFFITPGNVPDNNIETVIKLARKMQGNLFGDRGYISKDLFAALWGQGTRLITGIRRNMKNRLLPLMDKLMLRGRSIIETINDQLKNQEQIEHIRHRSPVNFGVNLFSGLIAYQLQPKKPSLHFSNTEQQLLTEPLLLPA
- the prfB gene encoding peptide chain release factor 2, which codes for MEESLRSAKALQDAVHSALMRIGFDVMKNRYATLTGIINEPSFWNEPEAAQKTVKEQATLEKRIMPWEKLRQSIDEAIELLETGDETIEIEMTSQVKQAENDFAELKEELKFSGPYDEHDVIISLHAGAGGSDAQDWAGMLLRMYVRWAEQQNYSVSMLEEAPADEGGIKSATLEITGVFAYGKLKSEHGVHRLVRLSPFNAESRETSFAKVEVMPKIDTPEAVELDEKDLKIDVYRSGGHGGQSVNTTDSAVRVTHVPTGIVVAIQNERSQLQNRETAMTILRSRLAALQLEQHAEKVSELKGPNEQAAWGNQIRSYVLHPYKQVKDLRSGYTSTDPDDVLAGNLTPFISAYLDNILGS